The following proteins are encoded in a genomic region of Prochlorococcus marinus XMU1408:
- a CDS encoding DUF4332 domain-containing protein, translating into MNNKLFLKNLPKSFSKEEKILLSNNIKTWDSLLSITDERIHQLINGSLGSVRNLKRLKCIAYFICTLDIELNEAALLMHSGLISNKAISRLSPQELLQKTGRFERGLQTGRIPLIDLKKAHFLIEKAKKTII; encoded by the coding sequence ATGAATAATAAATTATTCTTAAAAAATCTCCCGAAAAGCTTTTCTAAAGAAGAAAAAATACTCCTTTCAAATAATATAAAAACATGGGATTCTTTGTTATCTATTACTGATGAACGAATTCATCAACTTATCAATGGAAGTCTTGGAAGTGTTCGCAACCTAAAAAGATTAAAATGTATAGCATATTTTATATGCACTTTAGATATTGAGCTAAATGAAGCTGCCTTGTTAATGCACTCAGGATTAATCTCTAACAAAGCTATTTCAAGACTTAGCCCTCAAGAGCTACTTCAAAAGACAGGGCGCTTTGAGAGGGGTTTACAAACAGGGCGTATTCCACTAATAGATTTAAAAAAAGCTCACTTTTTAATAGAAAAAGCTAAAAAAACCATTATTTAA
- a CDS encoding translocation/assembly module TamB: MGDEKSSKRLKRWGLAGTFVALGGVLIWSGADLLVARTISRFSPQIEKKLSNSLGHPLKIGSYKGLRPWGVELGPTKLLPGTKDSSSVNISTLTVKFAPLASLFNWQPVAIFNPRGTEIVLSKNDKGSFWVMPPSDDSKQLNLQLRLNLKGSTKILFNPEKTSVLVRGNISLNFAKKKIYGAINLDSKNKGSLYLAGKGYWDGLEFQTKARINKLKLGIIRDILGNDSNVITKGDINGNLNLGIKKGFIKCKGDLSVSNMRVRGGNMIDTLSTNKSKIKCDNNKLSITDSNWNYGYWNIANSLELPINKTSRTYIKSTTDIKIKDLDHKPLSLKLKLPISIVDRRLVFGDLKANFDLESFPLGSLNQILNASLSGKLNTNGYFHGPLSSLASRINLSVDNPQVNGIRLREKWKGTFTRVPNEKNWGSLKMFSEGASIPGNLQINLNKDGNFNDLTLDRLGGKITLYPKINSYEWKANKFRLDRVEVAFPPEKSFKRIFGEVSGDGIFSLNPLFVNGELNLDYFRLLGFKLKKANVKGQIKNSKINLKGELIPSENGKIQFDINNESEFSLLANVKDVSSRWLAATALEIPKLGLKYSEAMGKAEDLGKLIIGSSNSSIDNQLDALTKSQNSYREEISKINSQSFINPYDLIGNVNSDIKLTGSSLSDLSLDVKAFGKVWTNKLSVVSDKEVRPFNINFSGNIGTGDGKFSFLNLNYSLLSLLVPIPSSINGYFGLKGIYSLTNGTPEITADLIIDDTKIYNREIVLDNGNIFFKDNYLDFDINLRDKTSLNPVRLSGIYPLTNSLPIDLRVESHGDGLAFLTGLTKGSLSWTSGTADLSLLIRGKPSSPIANGFVVFKNSDLLFQDKEINNFNSTIVFDFNRIEVRKLRASIGPKGFIDAQGGISLFDARQSENDPLAFSIEKTRIKTAFTDVNVSSKIIVKGSILNPQLAGEVLISEGSIFAKRANNSGMTTSDKLNPKKDSKLKKIRRFPEQDWDLSDPLILFIQDEDAPASRMVSAGLPKGFESIIFDNLKLVLGPSLRLVSQPLASFDTNGFLFLNGAFDETLDVSGVIKLVSGYVNLFTTTFNLDQSEPNVAVFVPSMGLVPYVDVTLKSRVPDNVRETSNFSSNGMASFGIGGSRFVNVEVTASGPADRISENFQLRSTPALGRSEILGLIGGNSLTNLLTSGGDGEVITSFLNRSFASYIQGNINGFLSDKLQISLYPTYISGSDLDDDVTENSSTSTDQDDTSPSLLGQQAWVTEIGIDLSEKINFSVQAAPNRQDIPPKGNITFQMNPNIGLLGSFDKNGNWQSQVQLFFRY; the protein is encoded by the coding sequence ATGGGAGATGAGAAGAGTTCTAAAAGATTAAAGCGGTGGGGACTGGCTGGAACCTTTGTGGCGTTGGGTGGTGTTTTGATTTGGAGTGGCGCAGATCTCTTGGTCGCTAGAACTATAAGCCGTTTTTCTCCTCAAATAGAAAAAAAATTATCTAATTCATTGGGACATCCTTTGAAAATTGGGTCATATAAGGGACTTAGACCGTGGGGTGTTGAGTTAGGCCCAACGAAGCTGCTTCCAGGTACAAAAGATTCTTCATCAGTTAATATATCAACTTTAACAGTTAAGTTTGCTCCACTTGCAAGTTTATTTAATTGGCAACCAGTAGCAATATTTAATCCAAGGGGCACTGAAATAGTTCTAAGTAAAAATGATAAAGGTTCTTTTTGGGTAATGCCCCCATCTGATGATTCTAAGCAATTAAACCTTCAGCTAAGGTTGAATTTAAAAGGTTCAACTAAAATTTTATTTAACCCAGAAAAAACTTCAGTATTAGTCCGAGGAAATATTTCTCTGAATTTTGCTAAGAAAAAGATTTATGGTGCTATTAATTTAGACTCTAAAAATAAAGGAAGCCTCTATCTTGCTGGAAAGGGTTATTGGGATGGATTAGAATTTCAGACTAAAGCAAGAATTAATAAACTTAAACTTGGAATAATTCGGGATATATTAGGTAATGATTCTAATGTTATTACAAAAGGAGATATTAATGGTAATTTAAATTTAGGAATAAAAAAAGGTTTTATCAAATGTAAAGGTGATTTATCGGTAAGCAATATGAGAGTGAGAGGAGGTAATATGATTGATACATTATCTACTAATAAGTCAAAAATAAAATGTGATAATAATAAATTAAGCATAACAGATTCTAATTGGAACTATGGATATTGGAATATAGCTAATTCACTTGAATTACCTATTAATAAAACAAGTAGAACTTATATAAAATCTACTACTGATATTAAAATAAAAGATCTTGATCATAAGCCACTTTCTTTGAAACTAAAGTTGCCAATTTCGATAGTGGATAGGCGCTTAGTTTTTGGAGATTTAAAAGCTAATTTTGATTTAGAATCTTTCCCTTTAGGTTCTTTAAATCAAATATTAAATGCTTCATTATCAGGCAAGTTGAATACAAATGGTTATTTCCATGGCCCATTATCATCTTTAGCTTCGAGGATAAATCTTTCTGTAGATAATCCACAAGTTAATGGAATTCGTTTAAGAGAGAAGTGGAAAGGGACTTTTACTCGAGTTCCAAATGAAAAGAATTGGGGTAGTCTAAAAATGTTTTCGGAAGGCGCCTCCATCCCTGGAAATCTTCAAATAAATTTAAATAAAGACGGTAATTTTAATGATTTAACTTTAGATAGATTAGGAGGCAAAATCACTTTATATCCTAAAATTAACTCTTATGAATGGAAGGCTAATAAATTCAGATTAGATCGAGTAGAGGTTGCTTTTCCTCCTGAAAAAAGTTTTAAAAGAATTTTTGGTGAAGTTTCTGGTGATGGAATTTTTTCACTTAATCCATTATTTGTTAATGGTGAATTGAATTTAGATTACTTTAGGTTATTAGGATTCAAATTAAAAAAAGCAAATGTTAAAGGTCAAATTAAAAACTCGAAAATTAATTTAAAAGGTGAATTAATACCATCTGAAAATGGAAAGATTCAATTTGATATCAATAATGAGTCTGAATTTTCTTTACTAGCCAATGTTAAGGATGTTAGTTCTAGGTGGCTTGCTGCTACAGCTTTAGAGATTCCTAAACTGGGATTGAAGTATTCCGAGGCAATGGGTAAAGCCGAAGATTTAGGGAAACTGATAATTGGTTCTTCTAATAGTTCAATAGATAATCAGTTAGATGCTTTAACTAAATCTCAAAATTCTTATAGAGAAGAGATCTCAAAAATAAATAGTCAGAGTTTTATTAATCCTTATGATCTTATTGGAAATGTAAATTCAGATATTAAATTAACTGGCTCAAGTCTTTCAGATTTAAGTTTAGATGTGAAAGCATTTGGAAAGGTCTGGACAAATAAGTTGAGTGTAGTAAGTGATAAGGAGGTAAGGCCTTTTAATATTAATTTTAGTGGTAATATTGGAACAGGTGATGGTAAATTCTCCTTCCTAAATTTGAATTATTCATTGTTATCTTTACTAGTCCCAATACCTTCATCTATTAATGGATATTTTGGCTTGAAAGGTATATATAGTCTAACAAATGGAACTCCAGAAATTACTGCAGATTTAATTATTGATGATACTAAAATTTATAATAGGGAAATTGTTTTAGATAATGGAAATATCTTTTTTAAAGATAATTATCTTGATTTTGATATTAATCTAAGGGATAAGACTTCTCTAAACCCTGTTAGACTCAGTGGGATTTACCCATTAACTAATTCTTTGCCTATTGACTTAAGAGTCGAAAGTCATGGGGATGGATTGGCGTTTTTAACTGGGCTAACAAAAGGAAGCCTTTCTTGGACTTCTGGAACAGCTGATTTAAGTTTGCTGATTAGGGGAAAACCTTCAAGTCCAATTGCAAATGGTTTTGTGGTTTTTAAAAATAGTGATCTTCTTTTTCAGGATAAAGAAATTAATAATTTTAATAGCACAATTGTTTTTGATTTCAATCGTATTGAAGTTAGAAAGCTCAGAGCGAGTATTGGTCCGAAAGGATTTATTGATGCTCAAGGTGGTATTTCGTTATTTGATGCTCGACAAAGTGAAAATGATCCATTGGCTTTTTCAATAGAAAAAACTCGTATTAAAACGGCATTTACTGATGTCAATGTTTCATCCAAGATTATTGTCAAGGGATCTATTTTGAATCCTCAATTAGCTGGTGAAGTATTGATATCAGAGGGATCGATTTTTGCAAAAAGAGCTAATAATTCTGGTATGACTACTTCAGACAAATTAAATCCCAAAAAAGATTCTAAGCTCAAGAAAATTCGTAGATTTCCCGAGCAAGACTGGGATCTCAGTGATCCCTTGATCTTATTTATTCAAGATGAGGATGCTCCTGCAAGTCGCATGGTGAGTGCTGGGTTGCCGAAAGGATTCGAGTCTATAATATTTGATAATTTAAAGCTGGTACTTGGTCCTTCATTGCGATTGGTTTCTCAACCATTGGCTAGCTTTGATACGAATGGATTTCTGTTTTTAAATGGTGCTTTTGATGAAACCCTTGATGTTAGTGGTGTTATTAAGCTTGTAAGTGGCTACGTTAATCTTTTTACGACTACTTTTAATTTAGATCAAAGTGAACCTAATGTAGCTGTATTTGTACCTTCTATGGGCTTGGTACCTTATGTAGATGTGACATTGAAAAGTAGAGTCCCAGACAATGTTAGAGAAACAAGTAATTTTTCCTCTAATGGAATGGCATCATTTGGTATTGGAGGATCTCGTTTTGTAAATGTAGAGGTGACGGCCTCCGGACCTGCTGATCGAATTAGTGAAAACTTTCAATTAAGAAGTACTCCAGCGTTAGGAAGAAGTGAGATTTTAGGACTCATTGGAGGAAATTCTCTTACAAATCTATTAACTAGTGGAGGAGATGGAGAAGTTATCACTAGTTTTTTGAATAGATCTTTTGCTTCATATATTCAAGGAAATATAAATGGATTTTTAAGTGATAAGCTTCAAATATCTTTGTATCCCACCTATATAAGTGGATCAGACTTGGATGATGATGTAACTGAAAATAGTTCAACAAGTACAGATCAAGACGATACAAGTCCAAGCCTTCTTGGTCAACAGGCATGGGTAACTGAAATAGGAATTGACCTTAGCGAGAAAATTAATTTTTCAGTTCAAGCTGCTCCTAACCGACAAGATATTCCACCGAAAGGAAATATTACTTTTCAAATGAATCCAAATATAGGCTTACTTGGTTCTTTTGATAAAAATGGGAATTGGCAAAGTCAGGTTCAACTCTTTTTTAGATATTAG
- a CDS encoding Ycf51 family protein: MSEVIQNATKWLAWGGAGLGLLTILAYLFSWGIKFRLTGITIFTLLLSASCWAFEQSYTPPYNVEGYKYAPIVYDNGFDLVVAQATNDFPEEAIQPTLQQIAGNLKGGSRNGAQVKVRLRKIEPAGDGISKPIILGEVMNDLKKSEIIKLPDRNYSPKEKLSDITNNKDSYSLETYE; the protein is encoded by the coding sequence ATGAGTGAAGTTATCCAAAACGCAACAAAATGGCTAGCCTGGGGGGGGGCAGGGCTTGGTCTCTTAACTATTTTAGCTTATTTATTTAGTTGGGGAATTAAATTTCGATTAACTGGGATAACAATTTTCACTCTTTTATTATCAGCTAGTTGTTGGGCCTTCGAACAAAGTTATACCCCTCCATATAACGTAGAGGGATATAAATATGCCCCGATAGTTTATGACAATGGCTTCGATTTAGTTGTTGCACAAGCAACAAATGATTTTCCTGAAGAAGCTATACAACCAACATTGCAACAAATAGCTGGTAATTTGAAAGGGGGCAGCAGAAATGGTGCTCAAGTCAAAGTTAGGCTTAGAAAGATTGAGCCAGCGGGAGATGGAATAAGTAAACCAATTATTCTTGGTGAAGTCATGAATGATTTAAAGAAATCAGAAATAATAAAATTACCTGATAGAAATTATTCTCCTAAGGAAAAATTATCGGATATAACTAATAATAAGGATAGTTATTCATTAGAAACTTATGAATAA
- a CDS encoding glutamate-5-semialdehyde dehydrogenase: MSTNLSVPNPTPELIKVAENAKEASILLGQATNKQRCEVLIEMANALNDNADKILKANLVDIERSEKEGLNKSLLSRLQLTKNKLEGCIDGVLKVSNLADPIGNRQLHRKLDENLILERVTVPLGVLGVIFESRPDALIQIASLAVRSGNGALLKGGSEARATNQAIMDSLDIGLSKSNVGTGALSLLTTRQESLGLLHLNRFVNLIIPRGSNELVQFIQDNTRIPVLGHADGICHLYVDASVDIDKAISIALDSKIQYPAACNAIETLLIHEDVAEIFLKKSLPIFSNSGVTLKGDSKSQALGVKNPAIDLDWSTEYLDLILSIKIVSNVDEAIEHIRKYSSRHTEAIATNDKDVAEKFLRSVDSSGVYHNCSTRFADGFRYGFGAEVGISTQTLPPRGPVGLEGLVTYRYFLRGDSDLVKDFASGDRIFSHTDLPL, translated from the coding sequence ATGAGTACAAATTTATCAGTTCCTAATCCAACTCCTGAGTTGATTAAAGTTGCAGAGAATGCTAAAGAAGCCTCTATTCTGCTTGGTCAAGCCACTAATAAACAAAGGTGCGAGGTTTTGATAGAAATGGCAAATGCTTTGAATGATAATGCTGATAAAATTTTAAAAGCAAATTTAGTAGATATTGAAAGATCAGAAAAAGAGGGGTTGAATAAATCACTTTTATCCAGACTTCAGTTAACAAAAAATAAACTTGAAGGATGTATTGATGGCGTTTTAAAAGTTTCAAATCTTGCAGATCCAATTGGCAATAGGCAACTCCATAGAAAATTAGATGAAAATCTTATTCTTGAAAGAGTTACAGTTCCATTAGGTGTGTTAGGAGTGATTTTTGAATCCAGACCTGATGCATTAATACAAATAGCTTCTCTAGCGGTTCGCTCTGGTAACGGTGCATTATTAAAAGGAGGAAGTGAAGCAAGGGCCACAAATCAAGCCATAATGGATTCTCTTGATATAGGTTTAAGCAAATCAAATGTGGGCACAGGAGCATTGTCTTTGCTCACTACACGTCAAGAAAGTCTGGGTTTACTGCATTTAAATCGATTTGTTAATTTGATAATTCCAAGAGGAAGCAATGAATTAGTTCAATTTATTCAAGACAACACACGTATCCCTGTATTAGGGCATGCTGATGGAATTTGTCATCTATATGTAGATGCTTCTGTAGATATTGACAAAGCTATAAGTATTGCTTTGGATAGCAAGATTCAATATCCTGCTGCTTGTAATGCAATTGAGACATTATTAATTCATGAAGATGTCGCGGAAATATTTTTGAAGAAAAGCTTACCAATTTTTTCTAATTCAGGAGTTACTCTTAAGGGAGATAGTAAGAGCCAAGCTTTAGGGGTGAAAAACCCAGCTATTGATTTAGACTGGTCTACAGAATATCTTGACTTAATTCTTTCAATAAAAATTGTTAGCAACGTAGACGAAGCCATTGAGCATATTCGGAAATACAGCTCCCGTCATACTGAAGCAATAGCTACTAATGATAAGGACGTTGCTGAGAAATTTCTCCGTTCAGTTGATAGTTCAGGTGTTTATCACAATTGCTCTACTCGTTTTGCAGATGGCTTCAGATATGGTTTTGGAGCTGAAGTTGGGATAAGTACTCAGACCCTTCCCCCAAGAGGTCCAGTTGGCCTGGAGGGTTTAGTTACCTATCGTTACTTCCTAAGAGGTGATAGTGATCTCGTTAAGGATTTTGCCTCTGGAGATAGAATCTTTTCTCATACGGATTTGCCGTTATGA
- a CDS encoding dihydroneopterin aldolase, with amino-acid sequence MNYFLNSNAIHIKDINLWAHVGVLESERINGQDFVLDISFWLDLDESSKLDRLDKSIDYCEAIKAVQKLSYEIKCLTIEYFSDQILNLLESLYGQVPICILLKKCSPPIKGFTGSVLIEKKRNFSSLNN; translated from the coding sequence ATGAATTACTTTCTTAATTCCAATGCAATTCATATAAAAGATATAAATCTTTGGGCTCATGTAGGTGTTTTAGAAAGTGAACGTATTAATGGTCAGGATTTTGTCCTTGACATCAGCTTTTGGTTGGATTTGGATGAGTCATCAAAACTTGATCGATTAGATAAATCTATTGACTACTGCGAAGCGATTAAAGCAGTTCAAAAACTTTCATATGAAATTAAATGCTTAACGATTGAATATTTTAGTGATCAAATTTTGAACCTTCTTGAGTCTCTATATGGTCAAGTTCCAATTTGTATTCTGTTGAAAAAATGTTCTCCACCCATAAAAGGATTTACTGGAAGTGTTTTAATCGAAAAAAAAAGGAATTTCTCATCTCTAAATAATTAA